In Vicinamibacteria bacterium, the genomic stretch GAGCGATTCTGCGCGATTCCGGGGCCGAGATCCAGGCTCGACCGGCAAGACCTCGACGCGACGCCCCCCACGCGCGAGAGGCCGACTCGGATAGAATCGCGGGACGAGGGGAGGACGGATGCCCATTCGCGCGCAGCTCAATCTAAAGCTCGAGAACGAGACGGGAACTTTGGCCAGGCTCTGTCGCGACCTCGCCGACGGCGGCGTCAACCTGCTGGCGCTGTCCGCCCCGGCGACCAAGGGAAAAACCGGCCCCATTCGGCTTCTCGTCCAGAACCGGGAGCTGGCGGAAAACGCGGTGTCGCGCGCGGGCTACGAGTTCACGGTGGAAGAAGTACTCTTCGTGGAGCTCAAGAACCGCCCCGGAGCGCTTGCCAAAGCGGTGGAGAAGCTGGCGAAGGCGAGAGTGCCGGTGAAGTACGCTTACGCCACCGCCTATACCAAAGCCCGAAAGACCGCGGCGGTGATCGCCGTCGAGCCCGAGCGGCTAGCGAAAGCCCTCGCTCTTCTCGGCTGACGAGAACTCTGTTCCGCGAACGATCACGCGTTTAGCGTCTCGACGTCCGCTCGGGGGGCGTCGAGAATCTCACGCACCCGTCTCGCGAGCGCCATCGGCGTAAAGGGTTTCGGCAGAAACGACAGCCCCGGTTGTTTGATGCCTTGCGAGTCGAGGATTCGAGAAGCGTAGCCGGAGAAGAACAAGACTTTGAGCCGGGGATTCGCCAGGCAAAGACGTTGGGCGAGCTCGCGGCCGTTGACGTCCGGCATGACGACGTCGGTGACGAGCAAGTCCACCGGCCGAGTGCTCGTCGCGATCAGCACCTCGGCTTCGGCCGCACTGCCGGCCTCGAGAACCTCGTAACCCCGATCGCGAAGAATCTCGCAGGTGACCCGTCGAACTCGCTCCTCGTCCTCGCGCACGAGAACGAGCTCGTTCCCATCGAGACTCTGCGAGTCCAGCCACGCGGGAACCGGCCTCGGCGGTACGAGCCTCGCCGGCATTTGAACCACGACCGTGGTCCCTTCTCCGACCTCGCTGTCGACGAGAACGTGCCCATCCGCCTCGGTCACTACCGCGTATACCGTGGCGAGGCCGAGCCCCGTTCCCTCGCCCGGCGGTTTCGTGGTGAAGAAGGGCTCGTAAGCGCGTGCGAGCGTCTCGCGGCACATGCCGATTCCGTTGTCGCGAAACGTGAGCCGGACGTGGGGAACCCGCCCTAGAGTCACACGTGAGGCCGAAATGACGAGCTTTCCGCCCTGGGGCATGGCGTCCCTCGCGTTCAAGGCGAGGTTCAGGATCACTTGCTCCATCTGAGAGCGGTCGGCCTCGATGTAGCCGGAATCGGGGTCCACCGCGATCTCGAGCGCGATGTGCTCGCCGATCAGCCGTCGAAGAAGGGGCTCCAGATCGCGCACGATCTCGCTCGGGTCCAAGAGCTCGGGCTGGCTGACGCTCTTTCGGCTGAATGTGAGGAGCTGACGAATCAGGCTCGAAGCTCGCTTGCCCGCTTCCAGGATCTCTTCGAGACGCCGTCCGGCGGACTCGTCGGCG encodes the following:
- a CDS encoding PAS domain S-box protein, translating into MERGHAKTSREELVAELERLRHRIKRLTRETAGLEETEEALRISEEVFRQIFEKSPIGMHLVTPSFHILRVNEALGRMLGYESQELVGRPLALILHPDDAAKGLELARKMKAGGISGYQIERRYLRKDGEIVWAKMSASVIRDKNGDPLYGIGVVENITEHRRAEQDRARLEEQLRQSQKMEALGRLAGGIAHDFNNLLTVILGNASLLKAALADESAGRRLEEILEAGKRASSLIRQLLTFSRKSVSQPELLDPSEIVRDLEPLLRRLIGEHIALEIAVDPDSGYIEADRSQMEQVILNLALNARDAMPQGGKLVISASRVTLGRVPHVRLTFRDNGIGMCRETLARAYEPFFTTKPPGEGTGLGLATVYAVVTEADGHVLVDSEVGEGTTVVVQMPARLVPPRPVPAWLDSQSLDGNELVLVREDEERVRRVTCEILRDRGYEVLEAGSAAEAEVLIATSTRPVDLLVTDVVMPDVNGRELAQRLCLANPRLKVLFFSGYASRILDSQGIKQPGLSFLPKPFTPMALARRVREILDAPRADVETLNA